The Macaca nemestrina isolate mMacNem1 chromosome 12, mMacNem.hap1, whole genome shotgun sequence genome contains a region encoding:
- the LOC105469418 gene encoding myelin regulatory factor isoform X3: protein MEVVDETEALQRFFEGHDINGALEPSNIDTSILEEYISKEDASDLCFPDISAPASSASYSHGQPAMPGSSGVHHLSPPGGGPSPGRHGPLPPPSYGPPLNCNNNNGMGAAPKPFPGGAGPPIKAEPKAPYAPGTLPDSPPDSGSEAYSPQQVNEPHLLRTITPETLCHVGVPSRLEHPPPPPAHLPGPPPPPPPPPHYPVLQRDLYMKAEPPVPPYAAMGQGLVPTDLHHTQQSQMLHQLLQQHGAELPTHPSKKRKHSESPPSTLNAQMLNGMIKQEPGTVTALPLHPTRAPSPPWPPQGPLSPGPGSLPLSIARVQTPPWHPPGAPSPGLLQDSDSLSGSYLDPNYQSIKWQPHQQNKWATLYDANYKELPMLTYRVDADKGFNFSVGDDAFVCQKKNHFQVTVYIGMLGEPKFVKTPEGLKPLDCFYLKLHGVKLEALNQSINIEQSQSDRSKRPFNPVTVNLPPEQVTKVTVGRLHFSETTANNMRKKGKPNPDQRYFMLVVALQAHAQNQNYTLAAQISERIIVRASNPGQFESDSDVLWQRAQVPDTVFHHGRVGINTDRPDEALVVHGNVKVMGSLMHPSDLRAKEHVQEVDTTEQLKRISRMRLVHYRYKPEFAASAGIEATAPETGVIAQEVKEILPEAVKDTGDMVFANGKTIENFLVVNKERIFMENVGAVKELCKLTDNLETRIDELERWSHKLAKLRRLDSLKSTGSSGAFSHAGSQFSRAGSVPHKKRPPKVASKSSSVVPDQACISQRFLQGTIIALVVVMAFSVVSMSTLYVLSLRTEEDLVDTDGSFAVSTSCLLALLRPQPPGGSEALCPCRSSQSFGTTQLRQSPITTGLPGIQPTLLLVTTSLTSSAPGSAIRTLDLCSSHPCPVVCCSSPTTNPTTGPSLGPSFNPGHVLSPSPSPSTNRSGPSQMALLPVTNIRAKSWGLSVNGIGHSKHHKSLEPLASPAVPFPGGLGKAKNSPSLGFHGRARRGAPQSSVGPAQPTWGQGQSEPVPSLTSIQVLENSMPITSQYCAPGDACRPGNFTYHIPVSSGTPLHLSLTLQMNSSSPVSVMLCSLRSKEEPCEEGSLPQSLHTHQDTQGTSHQWPITILSFREFTYHFRVALLGQANCSSEALVQPATDYYFHFYRLCN from the exons GCCACGACATCAACGGTGCCCTGGAGCCCTCCAACATAGACACCAGCATCCTGGAGGAGTACATCAGCAAGGAGGATGCCTCCGACCT CTGCTTCCCTGACATCTCTGCTCCAGCCAGCTCGGCCTCCTACTCTCACGGGCAGCCTGCGATGCCCGGCTCCAGCGGGGTTCACCACCTGAGCCCCCCTGGGGGTGGACCCTCCCCGGGACGCCATGGTCCCCTCCCACCCCCGAGCTACGGCCCCCCGCTGAACTGCAACAACAACAACGGCATGGGCGCTGCCCCCAAGCCCTTCCCGGGGGGCGCTGGGCCCCCCATCAAGGCCGAGCCCAAGGCTCCCTATGCCCCAGG CACACTGCCGGACTCTCCCCCAGACTCGGGCTCCGAGGCCTACTCCCCCCAGCAGGTGAATG AACCCCATCTCCTGCGCACGATAACCCCTGAGACGTTGTGCCACGTGGGAGTGCCCTCCCGCCTGGAGCATccgcccccacctccagcccACTTGCCAGGCCCCCCGCcacccccaccacctccacctcatTACCCTGTGCTGCAGCGGGACCTGTACATGAAGGCCGAGCCCCCGGTCCCCCCCTACGCTGCCATGGGGCAGGGGCTGGTGCCCACTGatctccaccacacccagcagtcCCAGATGCTGCACCAGCTCCTGCAGCAGCACGGAGCTGA GCTCCCCACACACCCCTCCAAGAAGAGGAAGCACTCCGAATCCCCCCCCAGCACCCTCAATGCCCAGATGCTGAATGGAATGATCAAACAGGAGCCCGGGACGGTGACAGCCCTGCCTCTGCACCCCACTCGAGCCCCAtccccaccctggcctccccagGGTCCGCTCTCCCCAGGCCCTGGTTCTTTGCCTCTCAGCATTGCCCGTGTCCAGACACCACCTTGGCACCCGCCAGGTGCCCCCTCCCCAG GCCTCCTGCAGGACAGTGACAGCCTCAGTGGCTCCTACCTGGACCCCAACTACCAGTCCATCAAGTGGCAGCCCCATCAGCAGAACAAGTGGGCGACCCTGTACGACGCTAACTACAAGGAGCT GCCCATGCTCACCTACCGTGTGGACGCGGACAAGGGCTTCAACTTTTCGGTGGGCGATGATGCCTTTGTGTGCCAGAAGAAGAACCACTTCCAGGTGACGGTGTACATCGGCATGCTGGGCGAGCCCAAGTTCGTCAAGACGCCTGAGGGCCTCAAGCCCCTCGACTGCTTCTATCTGAAGCTGCATGGAGTGAAG CTGGAGGCCCTGAACCAGTCCATTAACATCGAGCAGTCCCAGTCAGACCGGAGCAAGCGGCCCTTCAACCCGGTCAC GGTCAATCTGCCCCCTGAGCAGGTCACGAAGGTGACTGTGGGGCGGCTGCACTTCAGCGAGACCACCGCTAACAACATGCGTAAGAAGGGCAAGCCCAACCCTGACCAGAG GTACTTCATGCTGGTCGTGGCCCTCCAGGCCCACGCACAGAACCAGAACTACACGCTGGCTGCCCAGATCTCAGAGCGCATCATCGTGCGG GCCTCCAACCCAGGCCAGTTCGAGAGCGACAGCGATGTGTTGTGGCAGCGGGCACAGGTGCCCGACACCGTCTTCCACCACGGCCGCGTGGGCATCAACACTGACCGGCCGGACGAGGCGCTGGTTGTGCACGGGAATGTCAAGGTCATGGGCTCGCTTATGCACCCCTCCGACCTGCGCGCCAAGGAACACGTGCAGGAG GTGGACACCACCGAGCAATTGAAGAGGATCTCGCGCATGCGGCTGGTGCACTACAGATACAAGCCCGAGTTCGCCGCCAGCGCGGGCATCGAGGCCACTGCGCCAGAGACAG GTGTCATCGCTCAGGAGGTGAAGGAGATCTTGCCTGAGGCTGTGAAAGACACTGGAGACATGGTCTTTGCCAATGGGAAAACCATAGAGAACTTCCTGGTGGTGAACAAG GAGCGCATCTTCATGGAGAACGTGGGGGCTGTGAAGGAGTTGTGCAAGCTGACGGACAACCTGGAGACGCGCATTGATGAGCTGGAGCGCTGGAGCCACAAGCTGGCCAAGCTGCGGCGGCTCGACAGCCTCAAATCCACCGGCAGCTCAGGCGCCTTCAG TCATGCAGGGAGCCAGTTCAGCCGGGCAGGCAGTGTCCCCCACAAGAAGAGGCCCCCCAAGGTGGCCAGCAAG TCATCATCCGTGGTTCCGGACCAGGCCTGCATCAGCCAGCGCTTCCTGCAGGGAACCATCATTGCCCTGGTGGTGGTCATGGCCTTCAG CGTGGTGTCCATGTCCACACTGTATGTGCTGAGCCTGCGCACAGAGGAGGACCTGGTAGACACTGACGG CTCTTTTGCCGTGTCCACTTCCTGTCTCCTGGCCCTGCTCCGGCCCCAGCCCCCTGGGGGGAGTGAGGCCTTGTGCCCATG CAGGTCCAGCCAGAGCTTTGGGACCACGCAGCTCCGACAGTCCCCCATAACCACTGGGCTACCAGGCATACAGCCCACTTTGCTGCTGG TGACCACCAGCCTCACCAGCTCGGCCCCAGGTTCTGCCATCCGCACCCTGGACCTATGTTCCAGCCACCCCTGCCCTGTCGTCTGCTGTTCCTCACCCACCACCAACCCTACCACTGGTCCTAGTCTTGGCCCCAGCTTTAACCCTGGCCATGTTCTCAGCCCAAGTCCCAGCCCCAGCACCAACCGTTCAG GCCCCAGCCAGATGGCCCTTCTGCCAGTCACCAACATCAGAGCCAAGTCCTGGGGTCTTTCAGTCAATGGCATTGGCCACTCCAAGCATCACAAGAGCCTGGAGCCTCTGGCCAGCCCTGCAGTCCCCTTCCCTGGGGggctgggcaaagccaagaacagTCCCAGCCTTGGTTTCCATGGCCGGGCCCGCCGAGGGGCCCCCCAGTCCAGCGTGGGCCCTGCTCAGCCCACCTGGGGCCAGGGCCAGTCAG AGCCAGTGCCCTCCCTGACCTCCATCCAGGTGCTGGAGAATTCGATGCCCATCACCTCCCAGTACTGTGCTCCAGGGGATGCCTGCAG GCCTGGGAACTTCACCTACCACATCCCTGTCAGCAGCGGCAccccactgcacctcagcctgacTCTGCAGATGAA TTCCTCCTCCCCCGTGTCTGTGATGCTGTGCAGCCTGAGGTCAAAGGAGGAGCCGTGTGAGGAAGGGAGCCTTCCACAGAGTCTCCACACCCACCAGGACACCCAG GGCACCTCTCACCAGTGGCCAATAACCATCCTGTCCTTCCGCGAATTCACCTACCACTTCCGGGTGGCACTGCTG GGTCAGGCCAACTGCAGTTCGGAGGCTCTCGTCCAGCCAGCCACAGACTACTACTTCCACTTCTACCGCCTGTGTAACTGA
- the LOC105469418 gene encoding myelin regulatory factor isoform X7 translates to MEVVDETEALQRFFEGHDINGALEPSNIDTSILEEYISKEDASDLCFPDISAPASSASYSHGQPAMPGSSGVHHLSPPGGGPSPGRHGPLPPPSYGPPLNCNNNNGMGAAPKPFPGGAGPPIKAEPKAPYAPGTLPDSPPDSGSEAYSPQQVNEPHLLRTITPETLCHVGVPSRLEHPPPPPAHLPGPPPPPPPPPHYPVLQRDLYMKAEPPVPPYAAMGQGLVPTDLHHTQQSQMLHQLLQQHGAELPTHPSKKRKHSESPPSTLNAQMLNGMIKQEPGTVTALPLHPTRAPSPPWPPQGPLSPGPGSLPLSIARVQTPPWHPPGAPSPGLLQDSDSLSGSYLDPNYQSIKWQPHQQNKWATLYDANYKELPMLTYRVDADKGFNFSVGDDAFVCQKKNHFQVTVYIGMLGEPKFVKTPEGLKPLDCFYLKLHGVKLEALNQSINIEQSQSDRSKRPFNPVTVNLPPEQVTKVTVGRLHFSETTANNMRKKGKPNPDQRYFMLVVALQAHAQNQNYTLAAQISERIIVRASNPGQFESDSDVLWQRAQVPDTVFHHGRVGINTDRPDEALVVHGNVKVMGSLMHPSDLRAKEHVQEVDTTEQLKRISRMRLVHYRYKPEFAASAGIEATAPETGVIAQEVKEILPEAVKDTGDMVFANGKTIENFLVVNKERIFMENVGAVKELCKLTDNLETRIDELERWSHKLAKLRRLDSLKSTGSSGAFSHAGSQFSRAGSVPHKKRPPKVASKSSSVVPDQACISQRFLQGTIIALVVVMAFSVVSMSTLYVLSLRTEEDLVDTDGRSSQSFGTTQLRQSPITTGLPGIQPTLLLVTTSLTSSAPGSAIRTLDLCSSHPCPVVCCSSPTTNPTTGPSLGPSFNPGHVLSPSPSPSTNRSGPSQMALLPVTNIRAKSWGLSVNGIGHSKHHKSLEPLASPAVPFPGGLGKAKNSPSLGFHGRARRGAPQSSVGPAQPTWGQGQSEPVPSLTSIQVLENSMPITSQYCAPGDACRPGNFTYHIPVSSGTPLHLSLTLQMNSSSPVSVMLCSLRSKEEPCEEGSLPQSLHTHQDTQGTSHQWPITILSFREFTYHFRVALLGQANCSSEALVQPATDYYFHFYRLCN, encoded by the exons GCCACGACATCAACGGTGCCCTGGAGCCCTCCAACATAGACACCAGCATCCTGGAGGAGTACATCAGCAAGGAGGATGCCTCCGACCT CTGCTTCCCTGACATCTCTGCTCCAGCCAGCTCGGCCTCCTACTCTCACGGGCAGCCTGCGATGCCCGGCTCCAGCGGGGTTCACCACCTGAGCCCCCCTGGGGGTGGACCCTCCCCGGGACGCCATGGTCCCCTCCCACCCCCGAGCTACGGCCCCCCGCTGAACTGCAACAACAACAACGGCATGGGCGCTGCCCCCAAGCCCTTCCCGGGGGGCGCTGGGCCCCCCATCAAGGCCGAGCCCAAGGCTCCCTATGCCCCAGG CACACTGCCGGACTCTCCCCCAGACTCGGGCTCCGAGGCCTACTCCCCCCAGCAGGTGAATG AACCCCATCTCCTGCGCACGATAACCCCTGAGACGTTGTGCCACGTGGGAGTGCCCTCCCGCCTGGAGCATccgcccccacctccagcccACTTGCCAGGCCCCCCGCcacccccaccacctccacctcatTACCCTGTGCTGCAGCGGGACCTGTACATGAAGGCCGAGCCCCCGGTCCCCCCCTACGCTGCCATGGGGCAGGGGCTGGTGCCCACTGatctccaccacacccagcagtcCCAGATGCTGCACCAGCTCCTGCAGCAGCACGGAGCTGA GCTCCCCACACACCCCTCCAAGAAGAGGAAGCACTCCGAATCCCCCCCCAGCACCCTCAATGCCCAGATGCTGAATGGAATGATCAAACAGGAGCCCGGGACGGTGACAGCCCTGCCTCTGCACCCCACTCGAGCCCCAtccccaccctggcctccccagGGTCCGCTCTCCCCAGGCCCTGGTTCTTTGCCTCTCAGCATTGCCCGTGTCCAGACACCACCTTGGCACCCGCCAGGTGCCCCCTCCCCAG GCCTCCTGCAGGACAGTGACAGCCTCAGTGGCTCCTACCTGGACCCCAACTACCAGTCCATCAAGTGGCAGCCCCATCAGCAGAACAAGTGGGCGACCCTGTACGACGCTAACTACAAGGAGCT GCCCATGCTCACCTACCGTGTGGACGCGGACAAGGGCTTCAACTTTTCGGTGGGCGATGATGCCTTTGTGTGCCAGAAGAAGAACCACTTCCAGGTGACGGTGTACATCGGCATGCTGGGCGAGCCCAAGTTCGTCAAGACGCCTGAGGGCCTCAAGCCCCTCGACTGCTTCTATCTGAAGCTGCATGGAGTGAAG CTGGAGGCCCTGAACCAGTCCATTAACATCGAGCAGTCCCAGTCAGACCGGAGCAAGCGGCCCTTCAACCCGGTCAC GGTCAATCTGCCCCCTGAGCAGGTCACGAAGGTGACTGTGGGGCGGCTGCACTTCAGCGAGACCACCGCTAACAACATGCGTAAGAAGGGCAAGCCCAACCCTGACCAGAG GTACTTCATGCTGGTCGTGGCCCTCCAGGCCCACGCACAGAACCAGAACTACACGCTGGCTGCCCAGATCTCAGAGCGCATCATCGTGCGG GCCTCCAACCCAGGCCAGTTCGAGAGCGACAGCGATGTGTTGTGGCAGCGGGCACAGGTGCCCGACACCGTCTTCCACCACGGCCGCGTGGGCATCAACACTGACCGGCCGGACGAGGCGCTGGTTGTGCACGGGAATGTCAAGGTCATGGGCTCGCTTATGCACCCCTCCGACCTGCGCGCCAAGGAACACGTGCAGGAG GTGGACACCACCGAGCAATTGAAGAGGATCTCGCGCATGCGGCTGGTGCACTACAGATACAAGCCCGAGTTCGCCGCCAGCGCGGGCATCGAGGCCACTGCGCCAGAGACAG GTGTCATCGCTCAGGAGGTGAAGGAGATCTTGCCTGAGGCTGTGAAAGACACTGGAGACATGGTCTTTGCCAATGGGAAAACCATAGAGAACTTCCTGGTGGTGAACAAG GAGCGCATCTTCATGGAGAACGTGGGGGCTGTGAAGGAGTTGTGCAAGCTGACGGACAACCTGGAGACGCGCATTGATGAGCTGGAGCGCTGGAGCCACAAGCTGGCCAAGCTGCGGCGGCTCGACAGCCTCAAATCCACCGGCAGCTCAGGCGCCTTCAG TCATGCAGGGAGCCAGTTCAGCCGGGCAGGCAGTGTCCCCCACAAGAAGAGGCCCCCCAAGGTGGCCAGCAAG TCATCATCCGTGGTTCCGGACCAGGCCTGCATCAGCCAGCGCTTCCTGCAGGGAACCATCATTGCCCTGGTGGTGGTCATGGCCTTCAG CGTGGTGTCCATGTCCACACTGTATGTGCTGAGCCTGCGCACAGAGGAGGACCTGGTAGACACTGACGG CAGGTCCAGCCAGAGCTTTGGGACCACGCAGCTCCGACAGTCCCCCATAACCACTGGGCTACCAGGCATACAGCCCACTTTGCTGCTGG TGACCACCAGCCTCACCAGCTCGGCCCCAGGTTCTGCCATCCGCACCCTGGACCTATGTTCCAGCCACCCCTGCCCTGTCGTCTGCTGTTCCTCACCCACCACCAACCCTACCACTGGTCCTAGTCTTGGCCCCAGCTTTAACCCTGGCCATGTTCTCAGCCCAAGTCCCAGCCCCAGCACCAACCGTTCAG GCCCCAGCCAGATGGCCCTTCTGCCAGTCACCAACATCAGAGCCAAGTCCTGGGGTCTTTCAGTCAATGGCATTGGCCACTCCAAGCATCACAAGAGCCTGGAGCCTCTGGCCAGCCCTGCAGTCCCCTTCCCTGGGGggctgggcaaagccaagaacagTCCCAGCCTTGGTTTCCATGGCCGGGCCCGCCGAGGGGCCCCCCAGTCCAGCGTGGGCCCTGCTCAGCCCACCTGGGGCCAGGGCCAGTCAG AGCCAGTGCCCTCCCTGACCTCCATCCAGGTGCTGGAGAATTCGATGCCCATCACCTCCCAGTACTGTGCTCCAGGGGATGCCTGCAG GCCTGGGAACTTCACCTACCACATCCCTGTCAGCAGCGGCAccccactgcacctcagcctgacTCTGCAGATGAA TTCCTCCTCCCCCGTGTCTGTGATGCTGTGCAGCCTGAGGTCAAAGGAGGAGCCGTGTGAGGAAGGGAGCCTTCCACAGAGTCTCCACACCCACCAGGACACCCAG GGCACCTCTCACCAGTGGCCAATAACCATCCTGTCCTTCCGCGAATTCACCTACCACTTCCGGGTGGCACTGCTG GGTCAGGCCAACTGCAGTTCGGAGGCTCTCGTCCAGCCAGCCACAGACTACTACTTCCACTTCTACCGCCTGTGTAACTGA
- the LOC105469418 gene encoding myelin regulatory factor isoform X5, with protein MEVVDETEALQRFFEGHDINGALEPSNIDTSILEEYISKEDASDLCFPDISAPASSASYSHGQPAMPGSSGVHHLSPPGGGPSPGRHGPLPPPSYGPPLNCNNNNGMGAAPKPFPGGAGPPIKAEPKAPYAPGTLPDSPPDSGSEAYSPQQVNEPHLLRTITPETLCHVGVPSRLEHPPPPPAHLPGPPPPPPPPPHYPVLQRDLYMKAEPPVPPYAAMGQGLVPTDLHHTQQSQMLHQLLQQHGAELPTHPSKKRKHSESPPSTLNAQMLNGMIKQEPGTVTALPLHPTRAPSPPWPPQGPLSPGPGSLPLSIARVQTPPWHPPGAPSPGLLQDSDSLSGSYLDPNYQSIKWQPHQQNKWATLYDANYKELPMLTYRVDADKGFNFSVGDDAFVCQKKNHFQVTVYIGMLGEPKFVKTPEGLKPLDCFYLKLHGVKLEALNQSINIEQSQSDRSKRPFNPVTVNLPPEQVTKVTVGRLHFSETTANNMRKKGKPNPDQRYFMLVVALQAHAQNQNYTLAAQISERIIVRASNPGQFESDSDVLWQRAQVPDTVFHHGRVGINTDRPDEALVVHGNVKVMGSLMHPSDLRAKEHVQEVDTTEQLKRISRMRLVHYRYKPEFAASAGIEATAPETGVIAQEVKEILPEAVKDTGDMVFANGKTIENFLVVNKERIFMENVGAVKELCKLTDNLETRIDELERWSHKLAKLRRLDSLKSTGSSGAFSHAGSQFSRAGSVPHKKRPPKVASKSSSVVPDQACISQRFLQGTIIALVVVMAFSVVSMSTLYVLSLRTEEDLVDTDGRSSQSFGTTQLRQSPITTGLPGIQPTLLLVTTSLTSSAPGSAIRTLDLCSSHPCPVVCCSSPTTNPTTGPSLGPSFNPGHVLSPSPSPSTNRSGPSQMALLPVTNIRAKSWGLSVNGIGHSKHHKSLEPLASPAVPFPGGLGKAKNSPSLGFHGRARRGAPQSSVGPAQPTWGQGQSASLLAEPVPSLTSIQVLENSMPITSQYCAPGDACRPGNFTYHIPVSSGTPLHLSLTLQMNSSSPVSVMLCSLRSKEEPCEEGSLPQSLHTHQDTQGTSHQWPITILSFREFTYHFRVALLGQANCSSEALVQPATDYYFHFYRLCN; from the exons GCCACGACATCAACGGTGCCCTGGAGCCCTCCAACATAGACACCAGCATCCTGGAGGAGTACATCAGCAAGGAGGATGCCTCCGACCT CTGCTTCCCTGACATCTCTGCTCCAGCCAGCTCGGCCTCCTACTCTCACGGGCAGCCTGCGATGCCCGGCTCCAGCGGGGTTCACCACCTGAGCCCCCCTGGGGGTGGACCCTCCCCGGGACGCCATGGTCCCCTCCCACCCCCGAGCTACGGCCCCCCGCTGAACTGCAACAACAACAACGGCATGGGCGCTGCCCCCAAGCCCTTCCCGGGGGGCGCTGGGCCCCCCATCAAGGCCGAGCCCAAGGCTCCCTATGCCCCAGG CACACTGCCGGACTCTCCCCCAGACTCGGGCTCCGAGGCCTACTCCCCCCAGCAGGTGAATG AACCCCATCTCCTGCGCACGATAACCCCTGAGACGTTGTGCCACGTGGGAGTGCCCTCCCGCCTGGAGCATccgcccccacctccagcccACTTGCCAGGCCCCCCGCcacccccaccacctccacctcatTACCCTGTGCTGCAGCGGGACCTGTACATGAAGGCCGAGCCCCCGGTCCCCCCCTACGCTGCCATGGGGCAGGGGCTGGTGCCCACTGatctccaccacacccagcagtcCCAGATGCTGCACCAGCTCCTGCAGCAGCACGGAGCTGA GCTCCCCACACACCCCTCCAAGAAGAGGAAGCACTCCGAATCCCCCCCCAGCACCCTCAATGCCCAGATGCTGAATGGAATGATCAAACAGGAGCCCGGGACGGTGACAGCCCTGCCTCTGCACCCCACTCGAGCCCCAtccccaccctggcctccccagGGTCCGCTCTCCCCAGGCCCTGGTTCTTTGCCTCTCAGCATTGCCCGTGTCCAGACACCACCTTGGCACCCGCCAGGTGCCCCCTCCCCAG GCCTCCTGCAGGACAGTGACAGCCTCAGTGGCTCCTACCTGGACCCCAACTACCAGTCCATCAAGTGGCAGCCCCATCAGCAGAACAAGTGGGCGACCCTGTACGACGCTAACTACAAGGAGCT GCCCATGCTCACCTACCGTGTGGACGCGGACAAGGGCTTCAACTTTTCGGTGGGCGATGATGCCTTTGTGTGCCAGAAGAAGAACCACTTCCAGGTGACGGTGTACATCGGCATGCTGGGCGAGCCCAAGTTCGTCAAGACGCCTGAGGGCCTCAAGCCCCTCGACTGCTTCTATCTGAAGCTGCATGGAGTGAAG CTGGAGGCCCTGAACCAGTCCATTAACATCGAGCAGTCCCAGTCAGACCGGAGCAAGCGGCCCTTCAACCCGGTCAC GGTCAATCTGCCCCCTGAGCAGGTCACGAAGGTGACTGTGGGGCGGCTGCACTTCAGCGAGACCACCGCTAACAACATGCGTAAGAAGGGCAAGCCCAACCCTGACCAGAG GTACTTCATGCTGGTCGTGGCCCTCCAGGCCCACGCACAGAACCAGAACTACACGCTGGCTGCCCAGATCTCAGAGCGCATCATCGTGCGG GCCTCCAACCCAGGCCAGTTCGAGAGCGACAGCGATGTGTTGTGGCAGCGGGCACAGGTGCCCGACACCGTCTTCCACCACGGCCGCGTGGGCATCAACACTGACCGGCCGGACGAGGCGCTGGTTGTGCACGGGAATGTCAAGGTCATGGGCTCGCTTATGCACCCCTCCGACCTGCGCGCCAAGGAACACGTGCAGGAG GTGGACACCACCGAGCAATTGAAGAGGATCTCGCGCATGCGGCTGGTGCACTACAGATACAAGCCCGAGTTCGCCGCCAGCGCGGGCATCGAGGCCACTGCGCCAGAGACAG GTGTCATCGCTCAGGAGGTGAAGGAGATCTTGCCTGAGGCTGTGAAAGACACTGGAGACATGGTCTTTGCCAATGGGAAAACCATAGAGAACTTCCTGGTGGTGAACAAG GAGCGCATCTTCATGGAGAACGTGGGGGCTGTGAAGGAGTTGTGCAAGCTGACGGACAACCTGGAGACGCGCATTGATGAGCTGGAGCGCTGGAGCCACAAGCTGGCCAAGCTGCGGCGGCTCGACAGCCTCAAATCCACCGGCAGCTCAGGCGCCTTCAG TCATGCAGGGAGCCAGTTCAGCCGGGCAGGCAGTGTCCCCCACAAGAAGAGGCCCCCCAAGGTGGCCAGCAAG TCATCATCCGTGGTTCCGGACCAGGCCTGCATCAGCCAGCGCTTCCTGCAGGGAACCATCATTGCCCTGGTGGTGGTCATGGCCTTCAG CGTGGTGTCCATGTCCACACTGTATGTGCTGAGCCTGCGCACAGAGGAGGACCTGGTAGACACTGACGG CAGGTCCAGCCAGAGCTTTGGGACCACGCAGCTCCGACAGTCCCCCATAACCACTGGGCTACCAGGCATACAGCCCACTTTGCTGCTGG TGACCACCAGCCTCACCAGCTCGGCCCCAGGTTCTGCCATCCGCACCCTGGACCTATGTTCCAGCCACCCCTGCCCTGTCGTCTGCTGTTCCTCACCCACCACCAACCCTACCACTGGTCCTAGTCTTGGCCCCAGCTTTAACCCTGGCCATGTTCTCAGCCCAAGTCCCAGCCCCAGCACCAACCGTTCAG GCCCCAGCCAGATGGCCCTTCTGCCAGTCACCAACATCAGAGCCAAGTCCTGGGGTCTTTCAGTCAATGGCATTGGCCACTCCAAGCATCACAAGAGCCTGGAGCCTCTGGCCAGCCCTGCAGTCCCCTTCCCTGGGGggctgggcaaagccaagaacagTCCCAGCCTTGGTTTCCATGGCCGGGCCCGCCGAGGGGCCCCCCAGTCCAGCGTGGGCCCTGCTCAGCCCACCTGGGGCCAGGGCCAGTCAG CCTCTCTCCTTGCAGAGCCAGTGCCCTCCCTGACCTCCATCCAGGTGCTGGAGAATTCGATGCCCATCACCTCCCAGTACTGTGCTCCAGGGGATGCCTGCAG GCCTGGGAACTTCACCTACCACATCCCTGTCAGCAGCGGCAccccactgcacctcagcctgacTCTGCAGATGAA TTCCTCCTCCCCCGTGTCTGTGATGCTGTGCAGCCTGAGGTCAAAGGAGGAGCCGTGTGAGGAAGGGAGCCTTCCACAGAGTCTCCACACCCACCAGGACACCCAG GGCACCTCTCACCAGTGGCCAATAACCATCCTGTCCTTCCGCGAATTCACCTACCACTTCCGGGTGGCACTGCTG GGTCAGGCCAACTGCAGTTCGGAGGCTCTCGTCCAGCCAGCCACAGACTACTACTTCCACTTCTACCGCCTGTGTAACTGA